A section of the Labrus mixtus chromosome 15, fLabMix1.1, whole genome shotgun sequence genome encodes:
- the LOC132990105 gene encoding LOW QUALITY PROTEIN: transcription factor HES-5-like (The sequence of the model RefSeq protein was modified relative to this genomic sequence to represent the inferred CDS: deleted 1 base in 1 codon), translating into MWQPCVPQSPSQLSHWPRDCEKLQQAQDPHIHMEIGMYKYWARQRRRQLRFNWLFRPSKNTLYSSTAMAPNVFGQASYSKEHLTPAHKLRKPMVEKLRRDRINTSIEQLKSLLGPEFLRQQPDSKQEKADILEMAVSYLRCWQKQHQQKQHQQSSVTPGLMKASDGYSRCVQEAVSFLSHCDVQTQAHRRLLGHFQGLQVSSMASTHSPPGSPLHRVSSSKDQSQAGGALWRPW; encoded by the exons ATGTGGCAGCCCTGCGTTCCTCAAAGCCCTTCCCAGCTCTCCCATTGGCCCAGGGACTGTGAGAAACTCCAACAAGCCCAAGACCCACACATTCATATGGAGATTGGGATGTATAAATACTGggca aggcagaggagaaggcAGCTCAGATTCAACTGGCTCTTCAGACCGAGCAAGAACACTCTCTACAGCTCTACAGCCATGGCACCCAATGTCTTTGGACAAGCAAGCTATTCTAAGGAACACCTGACTCCTGCTCATAAG ctGAGAAAGCCAATGGTGGAAAAACTGCGAAGAGATCGCATCAATACCAGCATCGAGCAGCTGAAATCCCTGCTGGGTCCTGAGTTCCTCAGGCAGCAGCCTGACTCCAAGCAAGAGAAAGCAGACATCTTGGAGATGGCTGTGTCTTATCTGAGATGCTGGCAGAAGCAGCATCAGCAGAAGCAGCATCAGCAGAGCAGCGTTACCCCTGGCCTGATGAAGGCCAGCGATGGTTACTCCCGCTGCGTTCAGGAGGCCGTCAGCTTCCTGTCCCACTGCGATGTCCAGACTCAGGCCCACAGAAGGCTGCTGGGCCACTTCCAGGGTCTACAAGTGTCCAGCATGGCCTCCACCCATTCCCCTCCTGGCTCTCCGCTACATCGGGTCAGCTCCAGCAAGGACCAGAGCCAGGCTGGTGGTGCTCTGTGGAGGCCGTGGTAG
- the her12 gene encoding hairy-related 12, producing MAPCTTNYSSIHHIRISERENIKLRKPAVEKMRRDRINSCIEELKIILEKQFHQQEPNSKLEKADILEMTVSFLRQQLQPGLCQSDFNQGYSYCWSDSTHFLAAGSNTEALVSPLQGQQQLHQTQRTSVSSPVCSPLRPTILKDSSSRGPMWRPW from the exons ATGGCTCCCTGTACTACCAACTACTCCTCTATTCACCATATCAGGATAtctgagagagaaaatatcaaa TTGAGAAAACCTGCTGTGGAGAAAATGCGCAGAGACCGCATCAACAGCTGCATTGAGGAACTCAAGATCATCCTGGAGAAACAATTCCACCAGCAGGAGCCCAACTCTAAGCTGGAGAAAGCCGACATCTTGGAGATGACTGTGAGCTTCCtgaggcagcagctgcagccaggACTCTGTCAGAGTGACTTCAACCAGGGATACTCTTACTGCTGGAGCGACTCTACGCACTTCCTCGCTGCTGGATCCAACACAGAGGCCCTTGTCAGTCCTTTACAGGGccaacagcagctccatcagaccCAGAGAACCAGCGTCTCCTCGCCAGTCTGCTCCCCACTCAGGCCTACCATCCTGaaggacagcagcagcagaggcccCATGTGGAGGCCTTGGTAG
- the LOC132990345 gene encoding taste receptor type 1 member 1, whose translation MFGAVFLSLSWLMLQLSDGELDYISKGKGMQLQGDFSIAGLFPLHDTKGPTDGLPALGQCNGGTQNKHGFHLLQAMRFAVEEINNSSTAQPLLPGVKLGYQIYDICSVSAGLLATLDLLEQHYNSTSSSGQEKGNDSMYNSSQRPVAVVGPDSSSKSFTPAAVLGAYLIPQISYEASNEMLSNKFLYPAFLRTIPSDKNQVAAMIQLLVKFNWTWVALLGSDNAYGLEGMQSLSEQAPLHGICIAYQGVIPTFSADTIQNMRNIVTGLLTTKVNTIVVFSSKSKLKGLIPYIVERNVTDKVWIGTEDWSTSSQISGIPGIHTIGTVLGISVIYSAISGFEAFERKVAEASMLQSDTEEVNVTMSSGNECLQSTDLYSLARNKFPLDRYDITSSFNVYKAVYAVAHALHKALGCDSGACQMRRVDPWELLWWLKQVRFSLDNTSVYFDINGDPPTGYDIILWVWRGAEWSVRKVGSFSPDPILLTVDGDEIEWHNMANSREVPLSICSPPCPQGHKKLQTGQHTCCFDCQACPAATFLNISDPTNCQECLWQQWSLPQSEQCLNRTVLLLAWDNPLSIALLFFLASCLLMTSSSAIILLLNLNTPVAKSAGGRTCLLMLAALTAAAMSSLCHFGPPSPLACILKQPLFNVSFTVCLAAITVRSLQVVCIFKFASRLPPAYDKWAKKHGPEFTIFLVSITVLFISVLRVSINPPVPDQDLDFYEDSIVLECSNTLSPGAGLELAYVSLLSTLCFFFSYMGKDLPANYNEAKCVTFCLMVYMISWMSFFTVYLISRGPFTMAAQVFAVLFSVLAFFGGYFLPKIYIIVLKPQMNTTAHFQNCIQMYTMSKQ comes from the exons ATGTTTGGggctgtgtttctctctttgagTTGGCTGATGCTGCAGTTATCTGACGGGGAACTGGATTACATATCCAAAGGAAAGGGCATGCAACTGCAAGGGGACTTCTCTATCGCTGGACTCTTTCCTCTCCACGACACAAAGGGACCGACTGATGGTCTGCCTGCTTTGGGTCAATGTAATGG AGGTACCCAAAACAAACACGGATTTCACCTGTTGCAGGCCATGAGATTTGCGGTGGAAGAaatcaacaacagcagcacGGCACAGCCTCTTTTACCAGGAGTGAAGCTGGGTTACCAGATTTACGACATCTGCTCTGTATCAGCGGGTCTCCTGGCCACACTGGATTTGTTGGAGCAGCACTATAACAGTACCTCCTCATCTGGGCAAGAAAAAGGCAATGACTCAATGTACAACAGCAGTCAAAGGCCAGTGGCTGTGGTTGGGCCGGACAGTAGCAGCAAATCGTTCACCCCCGCTGCTGTACTAGGAGCTTATCTTATACCACAA ATATCTTATGAAGcatcaaatgaaatgctgagCAACAAGTTCCTCTACCCAGCCTTTCTTCGCACCATTCCTAGTGACAAGAACCAGGTGGCAGCTATGATCCAGCTTCTAGTTAAATTCAATTGGACGTGGGTCGCTCTCTTAGGCAGCGACAACGCCTATGGCCTGGAAGGAATGCAGAGCTTGTCCGAGCAAGCGCCACTCCACGGCATCTGCATCGCCTACCAAGGAGTCATCCCCACGTTCAGCGCTGACACAATCCAGAACATGAGGAACATAGTGACCGGCTTACTGACAACCAAAGTCAACACCATCGTGGTCTTCTCCAGCAAGTCTAAACTAAAAGGCTTAATTCCCTACATCGTCGAGCGGAATGTGACAGATAAGGTTTGGATTGGCACAGAGGACTGGTCAACATCTTCACAAATATCAGGAATACCCGGGATTCACACCATTGGCACTGTTCTTGGTATATCAGTCATATATTCAGCCATATCTGGTTTTGAGGCGTTTGAGAGAAAGGTAGCTGAAGCTTCAATGCTACAAAGTGACACAGAGGAAGTCAATGTTACAATGAGCTCAGGCAACGAGTGTCTTCAAAGCACAGACCTGTACAGCCTAGCCAGGAACAAGTTTCCTCTGGACAGGTATGACATTACCTCCTCCTTCAATGTGTACAAGGCAGTGTATGCTGTGGCTCATGCTCTGCACAAAGCACTTGGTTGTGATTCGGGAGCATGCCAAATGAGGAGAGTTGATCCATGGGAG CTCCTCTGGTGGCTCAAACAGGTGCGATTCTCTCTGGACAACACTTCTGTTTACTTCGACATCAATGGTGACCCACCGACAGGATATGACATCATTTTGTGGGTTTGGAGGGGGGCAGAATGGTCTGTCAGAAAGGTGGGCTCCTTCAGCCCGGATCCAATTTTGCTCACAGTTGACGGTGATGAAATTGAATGGCATAACATGGCCAATTCTAGAGAG GTGCCGCTGTCTATCTGTTCTCCACCTTGCCCGCAAGGCCATAAGAAACTGCAGACAGGACAACACACATGCTGCTTCGACTGCCAGGCCTGCCCGGCTGCCACTTTCCTCAATATAAGTG aCCCCACCAACTGCCAAGAGTGTCTGTGGCAACAGTGGTCTCTCCCGCAAAGTGAGCAATGTCTGAACAGGACAGTCCTGCTGCTCGCCTGGGACAATCCCCTCTCCATCGCACTCCTCTTCTTTCTGGCCTCCTGCCTTCTGATGACCTCCAGCTCTGCAATAATCCTTCTGCTCAACCTGAACACTCCAGTGGCCAAGTCTGCCGGAGGTCGCACCTGCCTCCTGATGCTGGCAGCTCTGACCGCTGCTGCCATGAGCTCTTTGTGTCACTTTGGCCCGCCGTCTCCTTTGGCCTGCATCCTCAAGCAGCCGCTATTCAACGTCAGCTTCACTGTGTGCCTGGCCGCCATCACTGTGCGCTCCCTCCAGGTCGTCTGCATTTTCAAATTTGCATCCAGGTTGCCACCAGCCTACGACAAGTGGGCCAAAAAACATGGGCCAGAGTTCACCATATTCCTGGTGTCCATCACTGTCTTGTTCATTTCAGTTCTCCGGGTGTCTATAAACCCACCTGTGCCTGACCAGGACCTTGACTTCTACGAGGACAGCATCGTGTTAGAGTGCAGTAACACCCTCTCACCTGGCGCAGGCCTTGAGCTTGCTTACGTTTCTCTGCTCAGCACCCTCTGCTTCTTTTTCAGCTACATGGGCAAAGACCTGCCAGCTAACTACAACGAGGCAAAGTGTGTCACCTTCTGCCTCATGGTGTACATGATCTCCTGGATGAGCTTCTTCACTGTCTACCTCATCAGCAGAGGCCCTTTCACCATGGCTGCACAGGTGTTTGCAGTACTCTTCAGTGTCCTGGCCTTCTTTGGGGGCTACTTCCTGCCGAAAATTTATATTATTGTCCTAAAGCCACAGATGAACACAACTGCCCATTTCCAGAACTGTATTCAAATGTACACTATGAGTAAACAATGA
- the rprd1b gene encoding regulation of nuclear pre-mRNA domain-containing protein 1B: protein MSSFSESALEKKLTELSSSQQSVQTLSLWIIHHRKHSALIVKVWHRELKKSKTSRKLTFLYLANDVIQNSKKKGPEFAKDFETVLVDACSHVAREAEESCKKPMERLLNIWKERSLYRADFIQQLKLAIEDSNSPRPSEEKKPVKRSYQKVQEEEDDEDDDYRSHSSPHTTDISATQLTEELVKALQDLENAASGDAAVRQKIASLPQEVQDVSLLEKITDKDAADKLSKTVDEACLLLAEYNGRLAAELEDRRQLARMLTEYIGSQREALSEREKKLEARHCTHKNNKR from the exons ATGTCGTCCTTCTCGGAGTCTGCCCTGGAAAAGAAGCTGACTGAGCTGAGCAGCTCGCAGCAGAGTGTCCAGACTCTGTCCCTGTGGATCATCCACCACCGCAAACACTCAGCCCTCATCGTCAAAGTGTggcacagagagctgaagaaat CCAAAACCAGCAGGAAGCTGACGTTTCTGTATCTGGCAAACGATGTCATCCAGAACAGCAAGAAGAAAGGACCCGAGTTTGCAAAAGACTTTGAGACTGTTCTCGTTGATGCCTGCTCCCATGTTGCCAG GGAGGCTGAAGAGAGCTGTAAAAAGCCAATGGAAAGACTGCTGAACATCTGGAAGGAGAGGAGCCTCTATAGAGCAGACTTCATTCAGCAGCTCAAACTGGCCATAGAAGACTCCAACAGTCCCAGGCCTTCAG AAGAGAAGAAGCCTGTGAAACGAAGCTATCAGAAGGttcaggaagaggaagatgatgaagatgatgactACAGAAGCCACAGCTCTCCTCACACCACAGACATCTCGGCAACGCAGCTG ACGGAGGAGCTTGTGAAGGCCCTGCAGGACTTGGAGAACGCTGCATCAGGAGATGCAGCAGTTCGTCAGAAGATTGCCTCCCTGCCACAGGAAGTCCAAGACGTTTCCTTGCTCGAGAAAATCACTG ACAAGGATGCAGCAGACAAGCTGTCGAAGACTGTGGATGAAGCCTGTTTGCTGTTGGCCGAATACAATGGTCGACTGGCCGCAGAGCTGGAGGACCGTAGGCAGCTGGCTCGCATGCTCACTGAATACATCGGCAGCCAGCGGGAGGCACTgtcggagagagagaagaaactaGAGGCAAggcactgcacacacaaaaataacaaacgATAA